CAGCTCTTCCAGGGGTCCCATCTCAGGCACCCGGATACAGATGGCGGTTTTCAAATGGCTTCAGAAGGCTAGCGTCCTGACTTCCCCTGTGTTTGACCTGGGCGTTGGGGCCCCCGGTGGAGGGACCAAGCTCCTCCACTCTGCCGGTCAGGCTCCCCCCCGACACCCCCGGCGTCCTCCTCCGCTTCCTGTTCTGGGCGTTTCCCGAAGCTCGGTGCCTTCTCCACTTCCCTGCTTCCTGTTCTTCATCCTTCAGTCACTCCCTTCCGCCCGCGCCCTTTCTTCTCGGTGTTTGTAAGACACACTTTTTTCCCCGGGAGCGGAATAGCCTGGCCCCGGCCTCGAGGCGCCCAGGCTCTGGCGCCCCGTAGCTCTGGTTTGCGAGCCAGACAAGCCGTGTCTCCCCTGGGGCAGTGATGGGTCTTGGATGTGGGAGCCGCCCTGTCCGGCAGAGCTGCTCGCTGGGACTCCCTGCACTGCCCTCGTCCGGCTGCTCTGTTCGGCTGCCGCGGGCCTGGCCACGTGGCTCTGCCACGCCCCGAGGAGTAACGCCCCAGCAGCACCGTCAGCCCTGGGGTTGGGAGGGTCAGTGGCTCTGCCCACCACCcgcaaagaagaaaggaagaggagagaagaagggacaGGACAAATGGCAGAAGGATAGGggcgggggagagagggaggtggccACACGAGGGCAGGGacaggccccccccccccgtccccgCCGCGCGCACAGCCACAGGGCTCCTGCGCAGCCATGCGGGGCTCGGGGGGTGCCGGGCCTGTGGGGACGCCCCACGAACGCACAGAGCAAGGCCACGGGGGGACCAGCACGAGGGGGGTCCCTGTCCACTGCGGGGCAGACGCCTCCCAGGGAGGCGGCAGGACGCGTGTAGGTTTGGGATTCATTAAATCTACAACTTTTCACATACTCTTCAGACAAGAAAGATCGGAATGAACTAtgaccaaataataataacattcatTAAATTGGGGGCAGTAGGTATTCAGATGTTACACGTTTTGTCCTCTGGACTTCTTtgtgtgtttgaaaaaaaaaaaatccccatcaCGGGAAGGGCGAaaggcagagaacagagaaggGCCCTGGACTGAAGCTGGGCTCTGCCCCTGCTTTGCGGGGGGCCGCTCAGCCCCTGTGGCAGGAGGTGGCCGTGGCCCGGCTGGCCGCGGGCCGGGAGCGGCTGCGGGCGCTGACCCTCGCCCTCCCGCCGCTGTTTTCCCGCAGCGCCGCGGCCATGCCCAGCTCGGAGCTGTGGGCGGTGGATCTCCTCGGGAGGGTGTTCACGCTGTCCACAGCCGGGCAGCTCTGGGAGCTGTGCAGGGACGCCCAGCTGGAGTTCAAGCGGGTCAGTGCGGCCGCGCCGTGCTGCTGGGGCATCGCCTGTGACAACCAGGTGTACGTGCACGTGGGCGCCAGCGACGTCCCCATCCGCTGCCGGGAGGAGGCCTATGAGAATCAGGTGGGGTCCCAAGCGGCGGGCTTGCTGGGCTGGTTGCCCTGCCGGGAGATAAGGGCCCCCGCACCCCAGGCTCCCGGCCTGTTCCCGCCTCACCGCCTTCATCCTGCTGAGATCCGAGCGGTGCAGCATCCGAGTCATTGAGGCCAGAGCCCCTGTGGCCCCTATCCAGGCAGCTGGCCGGGTCCGCACAGGCATGGGGCTCCGGCCGGGTTCCAGGAGCCCAGGACGGCCGTGTCCTCCACTGCTCGGCGCGGCAGGTCCTCTGCCCTCTGGGACCGGGCCGGGCTGCGGGCTCTCGATGCAGAGCCAGGCCCTCTGCTCCCTTCCCGCCCTGGAGGCGAGAGGAGGTCCCCGCTGGCCTCGGAGAGGCCCCGGCCCCCAGGCCTGAGGCTGGTCTCTGCCTCCGGCCCCCAGCGCTGGAACCCCGTGGGCGGCTTCTGTGAGACGCTCCTGCCGAGTGACCGCTGGCCGTGGAGCGACGTGAGTGGGCTCCAGCACCGGCCGCTGGATGGGGTGGCGCTGCCCTCGCCGCATTGGGAGTGGGAGTCGGACTGGTACGTGGATGAGAATTTTGGAGGGGAACCCACAGAGAAAGGGGTAGGTGCACTCGGGTCCCGCCGGGGCTCCCCCGCGGGGAGGGAGCGCCTCGGGCTCGGCCCGTCCCCCCAGTGCTATCCCCAGCGCCCCGTGGCAGCAGACCTCAGCCTGGGCCCCGCGCGCTCCCCGCTTGCCGGGCCGGGTCCATGGGGGTGACGCTTCGGGCCGCGCCGCTgcctctccacccctcctccatcccgctccccctcccccagctctttCACGCCCTTCCTTGAGAGCCTTACGGACCCTCCCCCCATCTTGGTATTGCAGGGGTGCCGGTCAGGCTCCCCCCCGACACCCCCGGCGTCCTCCTCCGCTTCCTGTTCTGGGCGTTTCCCGAAGCTCGGTGCCTTCTCCACTTCCCTGCTTCCTGTTCTTCATCCTTCAGTCACTCCCTTCCGCCCGCGCCCTTTCTTCTCGGTGTTTGTAAGACACACTTTTTTCCCCGGGAGCGGAATAGCCTGGCCCCGGCCTCGAGGCGCCCAGGCTCTGGCGCCCCGTAGCTCTGGTTTGCGAGCCAGACAAGCCGTGTCTCCCCTGGGGCAGTGATGGGTCTTGGATGTGGGAGCCGCCCTGTCCGGCAGAGCTGCTCGCTGGGACTCCCTGCACTGCCCTCGTCCGGCTGCTCTGTTCGGCTGCCGCGGGCCTGGCCACGTGGCTCTGCCACGCCCCGAGGAGTAACGCCCCAGCAGCACCGTCAGCCCTGGGGTTGGGAGGGTCAGTGGCTCTGCCCACCACCcgcaaagaagaaaggaagaggagagaagaagggacaGGACAAATGGCAGAAGGATAGGggcgggggagagagggaggtggccACACAAGGAGGGCAGGGacaggccccccccccccgtccccgCCGCGCGCACAGCCACAGGGCTCCTGCGCAGCCATGCGGGGCTCGGGGGGTGCCGGGCCTGTGGGGACGCCCCACGAACGCACAGAGCAAGGCCACGGGGGGACCAGCACGAGGGGGGTCCCTGTCCACTGCGGGGCAGACGCCTCCCAGGGAGGCGGCAGGACGCGTGTAGGTTTGGGATTCATTAAATCTACAACTTTTCACATACTCTTCAGACAAGAAAGATCGGAATGAACTAtgaccaaataataataacattcatTAAATTGGGGGCAGTAGGTATTCAGATGTTACACGTTTTGTCCTCTGGACTTCTTtgtgtgtttgaaaaaaaaaaaatccccatcaCGGGAAGGGCGAaaggcagagaacagagaaggGCCCTGGACTGAAGCTGGGCTCTGCCCCTGCTTTGCGGGGGGCCGCTCAGCCCCTGTGGCAGGAGGTGGCCGTGGCCCGGCTGGCCGCGGGCCGGGAGCGGCTGCGGGCGCTGACCCTCGCCCTCCCGCCGCTGTTTTCCCGCAGCGCCGCGGCCATGCCCAGCTCGGAGCTGTGGGCGGTGGATCTCCTCGG
This region of Physeter macrocephalus isolate SW-GA chromosome 14, ASM283717v5, whole genome shotgun sequence genomic DNA includes:
- the LOC114487673 gene encoding tectonin beta-propeller repeat-containing protein 1-like, with translation MPETKRPEAGSPPPSSGPLTQAPPDLAPLLACGPENTPPAPEARAARPTTTPPKLNSSSPRKWAGARPRRDPKAGWLVGPGGEPAISPGLRGAIAATPPCGRRPSAAAMPSSELWAVDLLGRVFTLSTAGQLWELCRDAQLEFKRVSAAAPCCWGIACDNQVYVHVGASDVPIRCREEAYENQRWNPVGGFCETLLPSDRWPWSDVSGLQHRPLDGVALPSPHWEWESDWYVDENFGGEPTEKGVGALGSRRGSPAGRERLGLGPSPQCYPQRPVAADLSLGPARSPLAGPGPWG